A section of the Methanoregula sp. genome encodes:
- a CDS encoding P-II family nitrogen regulator: MKEIMAIVRMKKTGATKKALIATGVAGFTAVKVLGRGRLVTDPKAIEECKEKLLSMGMDEFSESGDTDKIVTSFLDGSRSFPRRLFTILAHDDDVPRIIEAIANANRTEYGIGDGTIFVMPVADAVRVRTGEAGEAAIW, encoded by the coding sequence ATGAAAGAAATTATGGCGATCGTCCGGATGAAGAAGACCGGCGCCACGAAAAAAGCCCTCATCGCCACCGGCGTTGCCGGGTTTACCGCGGTCAAGGTACTCGGGCGGGGCCGGCTGGTCACCGATCCAAAAGCGATCGAGGAATGCAAAGAAAAACTCCTCTCCATGGGAATGGACGAGTTCAGCGAATCCGGGGATACGGACAAGATCGTCACCAGTTTCCTGGACGGCTCGCGGTCCTTCCCGCGGCGCCTGTTCACGATCCTGGCGCACGATGACGATGTCCCCCGGATCATCGAGGCGATCGCAAACGCGAACAGGACAGAGTACGGGATTGGCGACGGAACAATCTTTGTAATGCCGGTTGCCGACGCGGTCCGCGTGCGCACCGGCGAAGCTGGGGAAGCGGCTATCTGGTAA
- a CDS encoding nitrogenase component 1, protein METVATPKVKQVNENQCQQCMPLGGVVVFKGIENAMVLVHGSQGCSTYMRLTNVEHYNEPVDIASSALNEKQAIYGGEANLHKALDNVIRVYEPKVIGIMTTCLAETMGEDLERIVATYRENRGITTIDIIPVATPSYSGSQTEGFWAATRQLVAYYAKPAERHEGINVIIPHISPADIREIKRILEVFGLEYTMLPDYSLTLDRPYGGRYQKIPPGGTSTRDIARMSGARATIQFGVTCPDNLSPGLLLKQEFGVPLHNLPLPFGLQNMDRLVETLEKLSGRSLPECLERERGWLLDGMADSHKFNADGRPIVYGEPELVYALSGICVENGATPVVIASGTKSHQLTGLLATLLTDADEQPVVLEETDFAAIDDAGVLHGANIAIGHSGGKFLTERRGMPLIRVGFPIHDRTGGQRVLSAGYTGTLAFLDRFTNALLETKYESYRELRKEEMGIKEGA, encoded by the coding sequence ATGGAAACGGTTGCCACACCGAAAGTAAAACAGGTGAACGAGAACCAGTGCCAGCAGTGCATGCCGCTCGGCGGAGTCGTCGTCTTCAAAGGCATCGAGAACGCGATGGTGCTCGTGCACGGCTCGCAGGGATGCAGCACGTATATGCGCCTGACCAATGTCGAGCATTACAATGAACCGGTGGATATCGCATCCTCCGCCCTCAATGAGAAACAGGCAATCTATGGCGGGGAAGCAAACCTGCACAAGGCGCTCGACAATGTCATCCGCGTGTACGAGCCAAAAGTCATCGGCATCATGACGACCTGCCTTGCCGAGACGATGGGCGAGGATCTCGAACGGATCGTTGCAACCTACCGGGAGAACCGGGGCATCACCACGATCGACATCATCCCGGTGGCGACCCCGAGTTACAGCGGGAGCCAGACGGAAGGGTTCTGGGCCGCGACCCGGCAGCTGGTTGCGTATTACGCAAAACCGGCCGAACGGCACGAGGGGATCAATGTCATCATCCCCCACATCAGCCCGGCCGATATCCGGGAGATCAAACGCATCCTCGAGGTCTTCGGGCTTGAGTATACGATGCTCCCGGATTATTCGCTGACGCTCGACCGCCCCTACGGGGGACGGTACCAGAAGATCCCGCCGGGCGGGACCTCCACCCGGGATATCGCCCGCATGTCCGGCGCGAGAGCCACGATCCAGTTCGGCGTTACCTGCCCCGACAACCTCTCCCCCGGTCTGCTCCTTAAGCAGGAGTTCGGAGTGCCGCTGCACAACCTGCCCCTGCCGTTCGGCCTGCAGAACATGGATCGCCTGGTCGAAACCTTAGAAAAACTCAGCGGCAGATCATTGCCCGAGTGCCTCGAACGCGAACGCGGGTGGCTGCTGGACGGGATGGCGGACTCCCACAAGTTCAACGCAGACGGCCGGCCGATCGTGTACGGCGAGCCCGAGCTCGTGTACGCGTTATCAGGCATCTGCGTGGAGAACGGTGCGACTCCCGTTGTCATCGCGAGCGGGACAAAGAGCCACCAACTCACCGGGCTGCTGGCAACGCTCCTTACGGATGCCGATGAACAGCCGGTGGTACTCGAAGAGACCGACTTCGCCGCCATCGATGATGCGGGAGTCTTACACGGGGCAAATATCGCGATCGGCCATTCCGGCGGGAAGTTCCTGACCGAACGCCGGGGCATGCCGCTCATCCGGGTGGGCTTTCCCATCCACGACCGGACCGGCGGGCAGCGGGTATTGTCGGCCGGGTACACCGGGACCTTAGCGTTCCTCGACCGGTTCACCAATGCACTGCTCGAAACCAAATACGAATCGTACCGCGAACTGCGGAAAGAAGAGATGGGTATTAAGGAAGGTGCCTGA
- a CDS encoding Fe-only nitrogenase accessory AnfO family protein produces MCQRRVNRTGPEIAAILGSDGCSSTLSEPGTVVVYRKQGCSFEPVREMAFALDQDKGLKELRAKMAELIRFLEGCEIFVARSASGALYFELEKAGFSIWEIAGKPEDILAIVLEDEEKERVASQVPGVTGIPAPAERSPGSFFISIKEIQGQSPAISSKQVLQQFIREGKFRELEIICDHVPPWIEMDAECRGFSLRSEKLGPNECRVRLARTSAGSCGC; encoded by the coding sequence ATGTGCCAGAGACGAGTGAACCGGACGGGGCCGGAGATAGCTGCCATTCTCGGCAGCGACGGGTGCAGCAGCACCCTGTCAGAACCGGGGACGGTGGTCGTGTACCGCAAACAGGGCTGCTCCTTTGAGCCGGTCCGGGAGATGGCGTTTGCCCTTGACCAGGACAAAGGGCTCAAGGAGCTGCGGGCGAAGATGGCGGAACTTATCCGGTTCCTGGAAGGATGTGAAATATTTGTTGCCCGGTCGGCCAGCGGCGCCCTGTACTTCGAGCTGGAGAAAGCCGGCTTCAGCATCTGGGAGATCGCGGGAAAGCCTGAGGATATCCTGGCGATTGTGCTGGAAGATGAAGAGAAGGAGCGGGTGGCTTCGCAGGTGCCGGGTGTAACCGGGATTCCGGCGCCGGCCGAGCGATCGCCCGGCAGTTTCTTCATCTCGATCAAAGAGATCCAGGGACAATCCCCGGCCATCAGCAGCAAGCAGGTGCTCCAGCAGTTTATCCGGGAGGGAAAGTTCCGGGAACTGGAGATCATCTGCGACCACGTACCACCGTGGATCGAGATGGATGCCGAGTGCCGGGGATTTTCCCTGCGCTCGGAAAAACTGGGGCCCAACGAGTGCCGGGTCCGGCTGGCCAGGACTTCGGCGGGATCGTGTGGCTGCTGA
- a CDS encoding MFS transporter — protein sequence MAESMEKQKMSVKDLMIVLVIGLGSFMAGLDGTIVNIALPTIAKSFDIPTVTASWVLNAYLIVMVSLLLAASRIGDMKGYRNIYLAGFALFTLGSMTCGLAPSIELLILSRMLQAVGGAIISALGAVMVSSYLSSSVRGQALGIVAMFLMLGAALGPVVGGFLTSVFSWQYIFYVNLPVGIFAILLGSHVLPRLDPVTPKAKLDVTGVVLLFVALGTLIFGLNTVQDNTPTAGLIALVISALFWILFILQECRGSEPLINTNLFSRRAYSLQNINIMLINMAMAGTMVIMPFYLEMVKKIPTDNAGTILLALPVGMILTAPIAGKISDVIGTKKPIITGFALCTIALFLLSTISAHTSVGYICVYLFLLGAGTGIAYSPLNSAVMGEAPAKDRGSTSGLMRVMTNLGSSIGVAMVMLAATVAAGPKIAAVTAGKLPTADLASAFDAAFLFCMGLEILGIVLMLAVADKEPSGGSSGEVGIGF from the coding sequence ATGGCGGAATCCATGGAAAAACAGAAAATGTCGGTTAAGGATCTGATGATCGTTCTCGTCATCGGTCTCGGGTCATTCATGGCCGGCCTTGACGGCACCATTGTCAATATCGCTCTTCCCACCATCGCCAAATCCTTCGACATCCCGACCGTCACGGCCTCATGGGTACTCAATGCCTACCTGATCGTCATGGTCAGCCTCCTGCTCGCGGCATCCCGTATCGGTGATATGAAGGGGTACCGGAACATCTATCTTGCCGGCTTTGCGCTCTTCACGCTGGGATCCATGACCTGCGGGCTTGCCCCGTCCATTGAGCTCCTCATCCTCTCCCGCATGCTCCAGGCTGTGGGTGGTGCGATCATATCAGCGCTGGGCGCCGTGATGGTCTCCTCTTACCTGTCATCCTCGGTGCGGGGCCAGGCACTGGGGATCGTGGCCATGTTCCTTATGCTCGGGGCCGCCCTGGGCCCGGTCGTCGGTGGATTTTTGACCAGTGTCTTTTCCTGGCAGTACATCTTCTACGTGAACCTGCCGGTGGGCATCTTTGCCATCCTGCTCGGCTCGCATGTCCTGCCACGGCTCGATCCGGTGACCCCGAAAGCGAAACTGGATGTCACGGGGGTTGTGCTGCTCTTCGTGGCGCTGGGAACGCTCATCTTCGGCCTGAATACGGTGCAGGACAATACCCCGACCGCTGGACTTATTGCCCTTGTCATCTCGGCCCTCTTCTGGATCCTCTTTATCCTGCAGGAGTGCCGTGGATCAGAACCCCTGATCAATACTAATCTCTTCTCCCGCCGGGCGTACTCCCTCCAGAACATCAACATCATGCTGATCAATATGGCAATGGCCGGAACGATGGTCATCATGCCGTTTTATCTGGAGATGGTCAAGAAGATCCCAACCGACAATGCCGGAACGATTCTGCTCGCGCTACCGGTCGGCATGATCCTGACTGCCCCCATTGCCGGAAAGATCTCGGATGTGATCGGTACGAAAAAACCGATCATCACCGGCTTTGCGCTCTGTACCATTGCCCTGTTTCTCCTCTCAACCATCTCTGCCCACACGAGCGTGGGATATATCTGCGTCTACCTCTTCCTGCTCGGGGCCGGGACCGGCATTGCCTATTCTCCGCTGAACAGTGCAGTGATGGGGGAGGCGCCAGCAAAGGACCGGGGCTCTACCTCGGGCCTGATGCGGGTGATGACAAACCTCGGGTCCTCTATCGGTGTCGCGATGGTGATGCTGGCTGCTACCGTTGCAGCTGGACCAAAGATTGCTGCAGTGACTGCCGGCAAACTTCCCACTGCGGATCTCGCGAGTGCGTTTGATGCAGCATTCCTGTTCTGCATGGGTTTAGAGATTCTCGGGATCGTGCTGATGCTTGCGGTTGCAGACAAGGAGCCATCGGGCGGGAGCAGCGGGGAAGTGGGGATCGGGTTTTAG
- the nifK gene encoding nitrogenase molybdenum-iron protein subunit beta, whose translation MLECIPEGPVVHTTGKINPAKTCQPLGAMYAALGIHGCLPHSHGSQGCCAYHRMHLTRHFRDPVLASSSSFTEGASVFGGAANLKTSIKNVFAIYNPEIMAVHTTCLSETIGDDLPNIIKTAEIPEGKTVIHVNTPSYQGSHITGFSGMCKAMVSYLAQADGTGKKSQMNVLPGFVNPGDMREIRRIVDLLGIKMIMFPDTSNVLDTPLTSRYQMYPDGGATVAEIRDSGNSEVTLALGSYASHDAAEVLQEKCGVTGIPLKLPIGIKATDDFIMAVKDWFGVEIPASLTLERGQVVDTLIDTHFHYQGKRVAVFGDPDHVIALTEFLLAMGMVPVYVLTGTPGKAFETEIKKMLEEAGITGARVKAEGDLFELQQWIKEAPVDLLIGTSYGKYIARAEDVPFVRFGFPILDRAVHPLMPVVGYRGCLRLIEQISNALLERRDRDCLDEDFELVL comes from the coding sequence ATGCTTGAATGCATACCGGAAGGCCCGGTCGTCCACACGACCGGCAAGATCAACCCGGCAAAAACCTGTCAGCCGCTCGGCGCCATGTATGCCGCGCTCGGTATTCACGGCTGCCTGCCCCACAGCCACGGCTCGCAGGGCTGCTGCGCGTACCACCGCATGCACCTCACCCGGCATTTCCGGGACCCGGTGCTCGCGTCGTCCAGTTCTTTTACCGAAGGCGCCTCGGTCTTTGGCGGCGCTGCCAACTTAAAGACCTCTATCAAGAACGTCTTTGCGATCTACAATCCCGAGATCATGGCAGTCCATACCACCTGCTTAAGCGAGACGATCGGCGACGATCTCCCCAACATCATCAAAACGGCAGAAATTCCGGAAGGAAAAACGGTCATCCACGTCAACACCCCGAGCTACCAGGGCTCCCATATCACCGGGTTCTCCGGCATGTGCAAAGCGATGGTCTCGTATCTCGCCCAGGCTGACGGCACGGGCAAAAAATCGCAGATGAATGTCCTGCCCGGCTTTGTCAATCCCGGCGACATGCGGGAGATCCGCAGGATCGTGGACCTGCTCGGCATCAAGATGATCATGTTCCCGGACACCTCCAACGTGCTCGACACCCCCCTGACCAGCAGGTACCAGATGTACCCGGATGGCGGTGCCACGGTCGCAGAGATCCGGGATTCCGGCAATTCGGAAGTCACGCTTGCGCTCGGCTCGTACGCCTCGCACGATGCCGCCGAAGTGCTGCAGGAGAAATGCGGGGTCACCGGCATTCCGCTCAAGCTGCCCATCGGGATCAAAGCAACCGATGATTTCATCATGGCCGTAAAGGACTGGTTCGGGGTCGAGATCCCCGCGTCCCTCACGCTCGAACGCGGGCAGGTTGTGGATACGCTGATCGACACGCACTTCCACTACCAGGGAAAACGCGTCGCAGTTTTCGGTGACCCCGATCACGTGATCGCGCTCACCGAGTTCCTGCTCGCAATGGGCATGGTCCCGGTGTATGTCCTCACGGGCACACCCGGCAAAGCCTTCGAGACGGAGATTAAGAAGATGCTCGAAGAAGCGGGAATCACCGGCGCCAGAGTCAAAGCAGAAGGCGACCTCTTCGAACTCCAGCAATGGATCAAAGAGGCCCCGGTCGATCTCCTGATCGGCACCTCGTATGGCAAGTACATTGCCCGGGCCGAGGATGTCCCGTTCGTCCGCTTCGGCTTTCCCATCCTGGACCGGGCCGTCCACCCGCTCATGCCGGTGGTCGGCTACCGGGGATGCCTGCGCCTGATCGAGCAGATCAGCAACGCGCTCCTGGAACGCCGGGACCGCGACTGCCTGGATGAAGATTTCGAACTTGTGTTATAA
- a CDS encoding P-II family nitrogen regulator — translation MLLIRAIVRPEKKDEVLAELSSAGFNAATMVDVVGRGKQKGIKIGGMVYDEIPKTLILMVIPEDAKDKVIKMILAIAKTGTEGTFGDGKIFVSPVDEVYTISKGTRGL, via the coding sequence GTGTTACTGATACGTGCAATTGTGCGGCCGGAAAAGAAAGACGAAGTGCTTGCTGAACTCTCCTCTGCAGGATTCAATGCAGCGACTATGGTCGATGTCGTGGGCCGGGGAAAGCAGAAAGGGATCAAGATCGGGGGGATGGTCTACGATGAGATCCCAAAGACGCTCATCCTGATGGTTATCCCGGAGGATGCCAAGGATAAGGTCATAAAGATGATCCTGGCCATCGCAAAGACCGGAACCGAAGGCACCTTTGGCGACGGCAAGATCTTTGTGAGCCCGGTCGATGAGGTCTACACTATCTCGAAGGGAACCCGGGGTCTCTAA
- a CDS encoding 2Fe-2S ferredoxin, which produces MQKPEKHIFVCSSSRPNGQQKGFCHAKEGVDVMMRFMEGIEERGIGGEVFLSNTGCFGICEKGPIVVVYPENVWYGSVSPDDVEEILDSHIEGGTVVERLVI; this is translated from the coding sequence ATGCAAAAACCTGAAAAACATATTTTTGTCTGTTCAAGCTCACGGCCCAACGGCCAGCAGAAAGGCTTCTGCCACGCAAAGGAAGGAGTCGATGTCATGATGAGATTCATGGAAGGAATCGAGGAACGGGGCATCGGGGGCGAGGTCTTCCTCTCCAATACCGGGTGTTTCGGGATATGCGAGAAGGGACCAATCGTTGTCGTGTATCCGGAAAATGTCTGGTACGGCTCGGTCAGCCCTGACGATGTCGAAGAGATCCTTGACAGCCATATCGAAGGAGGCACCGTTGTCGAGAGACTGGTGATCTAG
- the nifE gene encoding nitrogenase iron-molybdenum cofactor biosynthesis protein NifE, giving the protein MDTSSVTPEGAACISERQNSIMTTGKSKSSIHCADDSLAGSVSQRACVFCGARVVLNPVTDAVHLVHGPIGCATYTWDIRGSLSSGSEMYRNSFSTDMKERDVVFGGEKKLAACIDEIVDKYHPPAIFVYSTCVSGMIGDDIIAVCKAASHRHATDVIPVESSGFLSGNKVVGYRAAAIALMQLIRPGEGVAIEKTKKLNFLGEYNLGGEKWVVERYLREIGIEINVAFTGDSTVAALKQAPGACLNLVQCTGSMHWVAMHLEQEFGTPYLDVNFFGAANTAESLRKIAQFYGDPEMIRRTEALIEREQARIQPVLRNYRKKLAGKRAAIYVGGAFKAVAIIRQLKELGMEIVLTGTQTGKKEEYDNLSTLLDPGTIIIDDANPAELEKFLLEKNVDVMAGGVKERVLAYKLGIGFVDHNHDRKDGLAGFDGAVRFAREVYVTTCSPVWSQLKAAGRRV; this is encoded by the coding sequence ATGGATACCAGCTCAGTAACGCCCGAAGGTGCGGCCTGCATCAGCGAACGCCAGAACTCCATCATGACGACCGGCAAGAGCAAGAGCAGTATCCACTGCGCTGACGACAGCCTGGCCGGCTCCGTCAGCCAGCGGGCCTGTGTCTTCTGCGGGGCCCGGGTGGTATTGAACCCGGTCACGGATGCAGTCCACCTGGTCCACGGCCCGATCGGGTGTGCCACCTACACGTGGGACATCCGGGGGAGCCTGTCGAGCGGTTCCGAGATGTACCGGAACAGCTTTTCCACCGACATGAAAGAGCGGGACGTGGTCTTTGGCGGCGAGAAGAAGCTTGCCGCATGCATCGACGAGATCGTGGACAAGTACCACCCGCCGGCAATCTTCGTGTACTCGACCTGTGTCTCGGGCATGATCGGCGACGATATCATCGCGGTCTGCAAAGCGGCATCGCACCGCCATGCCACCGATGTGATCCCGGTCGAGTCCAGCGGTTTTCTCTCAGGCAACAAGGTGGTCGGGTACCGGGCGGCAGCCATTGCGCTGATGCAGCTGATCCGGCCCGGCGAAGGAGTTGCAATCGAAAAGACAAAGAAACTCAATTTCCTCGGCGAGTATAACCTCGGCGGCGAGAAATGGGTGGTCGAGCGGTACCTCCGGGAGATCGGCATTGAGATCAATGTCGCGTTCACCGGGGATTCGACCGTTGCCGCTCTCAAGCAGGCGCCGGGTGCCTGCCTGAACCTGGTCCAGTGCACCGGCTCCATGCACTGGGTGGCCATGCACCTCGAGCAGGAGTTCGGCACCCCGTACCTTGACGTGAACTTCTTCGGTGCTGCGAATACGGCCGAGAGCCTGCGGAAGATTGCACAGTTCTACGGGGACCCGGAGATGATCCGACGGACCGAGGCGCTGATCGAACGAGAGCAGGCCCGGATCCAGCCGGTCCTCCGGAACTACCGGAAAAAACTGGCTGGCAAACGGGCGGCAATCTATGTCGGCGGGGCTTTCAAGGCTGTCGCCATCATCCGCCAGCTCAAAGAACTCGGCATGGAGATCGTGCTCACCGGCACCCAGACCGGGAAGAAAGAGGAGTACGACAACCTAAGCACCCTGCTCGACCCGGGCACGATCATCATCGATGACGCGAACCCGGCCGAACTGGAAAAATTCCTGCTCGAAAAGAATGTCGACGTGATGGCCGGCGGCGTCAAGGAACGGGTGCTTGCGTACAAACTGGGCATCGGTTTTGTGGATCACAACCATGACCGGAAAGACGGGCTCGCCGGCTTTGACGGGGCGGTCCGGTTTGCCCGCGAGGTGTATGTCACCACGTGCTCGCCGGTATGGAGCCAGCTGAAAGCAGCAGGCAGGAGGGTATGA
- the nifD gene encoding nitrogenase molybdenum-iron protein alpha chain, whose product MAEIDGTLEEMLVPYPDLVKKNRKKHLIVKNEAAACCPQIEANTRTIPGIISQRGCAYAGCKGVVVGPIKDMITITHGPVGCGYYSWGTRRNKARADDTTPKDKIYSQLCFITDMQEPDIVFGGEKKLAKMIDEVVAAFHPRAINICATCPVGLIGDDIGAVAKAAEERHGIQVLAYNCEGYKGVSQSAGHHIANNNLMEKVIGTGAERKPGNHVINLLGEYNIGGDGWELERILKEIGYTVNCVLTGDSSYVDIKNLHLADLNLVQCHRSINYIAEMMETKYGTPWLKVNFIGIDSTNQSLRQMAQCFGDEELVKQTEVVIERETARIAPVLEQYGKILKGKTAFAIVGGSRSHHYQYLLRDLGMEMIIAGYEFAHRDDYEGRQVIPTIKTDADSKNIPELHLVADEKMYREAHVHLNMSKEKYDELKKAVPLNYYEGIYPNMKDGQVIIDDANHHEVEVLIRTAKPDLFLSGVRDKYIVHKMGVASKQLHAYDYSGPYAGYNGALNFARDVVNALTTPAWKLITPPWEKTEEPRSETHA is encoded by the coding sequence ATGGCAGAAATAGACGGAACCTTAGAGGAGATGCTCGTACCCTACCCGGATTTGGTTAAGAAAAACCGGAAGAAGCATCTCATCGTAAAGAACGAGGCAGCGGCATGCTGTCCGCAGATCGAGGCGAACACGCGGACGATTCCCGGCATCATCTCGCAGCGCGGCTGTGCGTACGCCGGGTGCAAAGGCGTGGTCGTGGGCCCGATCAAGGATATGATCACCATCACCCACGGCCCGGTCGGCTGCGGGTACTACAGCTGGGGAACCCGGCGCAACAAGGCCCGGGCGGATGACACGACCCCGAAAGACAAGATCTACTCCCAGCTCTGCTTCATCACCGACATGCAGGAGCCCGACATCGTCTTTGGCGGGGAGAAGAAACTCGCAAAGATGATCGACGAGGTCGTGGCCGCATTCCACCCCCGGGCGATCAACATCTGCGCCACCTGCCCGGTCGGTCTCATCGGCGATGACATCGGGGCAGTAGCAAAAGCTGCTGAAGAACGCCACGGGATCCAGGTGCTCGCGTACAACTGCGAAGGCTACAAAGGGGTCAGCCAGTCGGCCGGCCACCACATCGCCAACAACAACCTCATGGAAAAAGTCATCGGTACCGGCGCTGAGCGCAAACCCGGCAACCACGTCATCAACCTGCTCGGGGAGTACAACATCGGCGGCGACGGCTGGGAACTGGAACGGATCCTCAAAGAGATCGGCTACACGGTCAACTGCGTCCTGACCGGGGATTCCAGTTACGTAGACATCAAAAACCTGCACCTCGCGGACCTCAACCTCGTGCAGTGCCACCGCTCGATCAACTACATCGCTGAGATGATGGAGACGAAGTACGGAACACCGTGGCTAAAAGTCAACTTCATCGGGATCGACTCCACCAACCAGTCGCTGCGCCAGATGGCACAGTGCTTCGGGGACGAGGAACTCGTGAAGCAGACCGAAGTGGTCATCGAGCGGGAGACCGCACGGATCGCGCCGGTCCTCGAGCAGTACGGTAAGATCCTCAAAGGCAAAACTGCGTTTGCAATCGTCGGCGGCTCGCGGAGCCACCACTACCAGTACCTGCTCCGCGACCTTGGCATGGAGATGATCATCGCCGGCTACGAGTTCGCCCACCGGGACGACTACGAAGGCCGCCAGGTCATCCCCACGATCAAGACCGATGCTGACTCAAAAAATATTCCCGAGCTCCATCTTGTTGCCGATGAAAAAATGTACCGCGAAGCCCATGTCCACCTGAACATGTCCAAAGAGAAATACGATGAACTCAAAAAAGCAGTCCCGCTCAACTACTACGAGGGCATCTACCCGAACATGAAAGACGGGCAGGTGATCATCGACGATGCAAACCACCACGAAGTCGAGGTTTTGATCCGGACGGCAAAACCCGACCTGTTCCTCTCAGGAGTCAGGGACAAGTACATTGTCCACAAGATGGGCGTTGCCTCCAAACAGCTGCACGCCTACGACTACAGCGGACCCTACGCCGGCTACAATGGCGCCCTGAACTTTGCCCGGGACGTGGTCAATGCCCTGACCACCCCGGCCTGGAAACTGATCACTCCCCCCTGGGAGAAAACCGAAGAACCACGGAGTGAAACCCATGCTTGA
- a CDS encoding response regulator, with protein MSEKPVLQKGTDIDEVVSRVAGDHTKKTAGTILIVEDSRTQAEYLRAILKDEGYHTALAMNGCEALEQIAVERPLMVLTDIIMPEMDGYELCCRIRQDKKSSDIPVILVTRLFNPEDVIKGLASGADDFIIKPFEPDYIRSRISTILSHLEKPDPDELRSAFEVTVANTTYVISATRLQIFNILLSTYETAVNNNRELQVAHEQLNASNEELNTSNERLLEAVADLRESNQALEQENTERRRVEKALDEANKKLNLLSGITRHDINNQLLTLNGFVELLHGEISDPSLEHYFSRITKASSQITATIRFTREYEKIGIHAPVWQDLFTLVNSAEKGVIPGQVMLKNDLPAGREVFADPLIIKVFYNLIDNAIRHGGTITTIRFSFEARNGDWIIVCEDDGVGVVTEEKERIFDWEFGKNTGFGLPIIREILNITGITITENGEPGRGARFEIVVPPGKFRGNPQTPGYWQPAT; from the coding sequence ATGTCTGAAAAACCAGTCCTCCAAAAAGGAACTGACATAGATGAGGTTGTGTCCCGGGTTGCGGGTGATCATACCAAAAAAACCGCAGGAACGATCCTTATCGTTGAGGACAGCCGGACACAGGCTGAATATCTCCGCGCTATTCTCAAAGACGAAGGTTACCACACCGCTCTCGCGATGAATGGTTGCGAAGCCCTGGAACAGATCGCAGTTGAACGTCCCCTGATGGTACTCACTGATATTATCATGCCGGAAATGGATGGGTATGAACTCTGCTGCAGAATAAGGCAGGATAAGAAGAGTTCAGATATCCCGGTTATCCTCGTTACCCGTCTTTTTAATCCGGAGGATGTGATCAAAGGACTGGCATCCGGAGCTGATGATTTTATCATCAAACCTTTCGAACCTGACTATATCCGTTCACGCATCAGCACTATCCTTTCCCATCTGGAAAAACCTGATCCGGATGAATTGCGTTCTGCATTCGAAGTGACCGTTGCCAATACTACCTATGTAATCTCTGCAACCCGTCTCCAGATCTTCAATATTCTCCTGTCCACTTACGAGACGGCAGTCAATAATAACAGGGAACTGCAGGTGGCACACGAGCAGTTGAACGCCTCCAATGAGGAGCTGAATACTTCCAACGAGCGGTTGCTGGAGGCGGTAGCGGATCTCAGGGAATCAAACCAGGCCCTTGAACAGGAGAACACGGAACGAAGGCGAGTGGAAAAAGCCCTCGATGAAGCAAATAAAAAGCTCAACCTTCTCTCAGGCATCACCCGCCATGACATCAACAACCAGCTTCTGACACTGAACGGGTTTGTCGAATTGTTACACGGTGAAATTTCCGATCCCTCTTTGGAACACTATTTTTCCCGTATAACAAAGGCAAGCAGCCAGATCACTGCCACGATCCGGTTCACCAGAGAATACGAGAAGATCGGTATACATGCTCCTGTCTGGCAGGATCTTTTTACTCTTGTGAATAGTGCCGAAAAGGGAGTCATACCCGGGCAGGTAATGCTCAAAAACGATCTGCCTGCCGGCAGGGAAGTGTTTGCGGATCCACTGATTATCAAGGTCTTTTACAACCTGATAGACAATGCGATCCGGCATGGGGGCACAATCACGACAATCCGGTTCTCTTTTGAGGCACGCAATGGGGATTGGATCATCGTATGCGAAGATGATGGTGTGGGGGTGGTCACTGAGGAGAAAGAGAGAATATTCGATTGGGAGTTTGGGAAGAACACCGGTTTTGGATTGCCCATTATCCGCGAGATCCTCAATATCACCGGTATCACGATCACGGAGAATGGGGAACCGGGCAGGGGTGCACGATTCGAGATCGTGGTACCCCCGGGGAAATTCCGGGGAAATCCGCAGACTCCGGGATACTGGCAACCAGCAACATAG